One Rhodothermales bacterium genomic window carries:
- the metG gene encoding methionine--tRNA ligase: MPDSDFKRILVTAALPYANGPIHIGHLAGAYLPADLYVRYQRLMGRDIVFVGGSDELGVAIMIRAQSQGITPQDIVDRYHPMIKESFERFGMSFDHYSRTTADVHRETSQDFFRRLAEKGVFKTRTEQQLFDPKAGMFLADRFVRGTCPNCGYDDAYGDQCEKCGTALSPLELLNPRSALSDATPELRETTHWYLPLGDMQPMLEQWIATHPEWKPNVLGQVKSWFNDGLKDRAITRDVPWGVPVPEDSAAAAGVDATGKVIYVWFDAPIGYISSTREWAAQKGEPELWKTYWQDRDTKLVHFIGKDNIVFHCLMFPAMLMAHGDFVVPENVPANEFLNIEGKKLSTSRNWAVWLHEYLEAFDPDLLRYALATTLPETKDADFSWSDFQARVNSELADILGNFVNRTMTFADRYFDGRVPPLENPSRDDHEALSALAGFPHRIGASYEAFRNREAVFETMNLARLGNKYFNDTEPWHSRKTNMQACGNTIHVSLQLCAALSILIEPVLPHAAARMRDMLKLRDIRPSLPGFAKGGLGWNEAGQPLLEPGHALGAPIILFNKIEDSVIEAQLQKLHAGEPEAPPAAPYAPMKGEIVYDDFAKLDLRMGTIKVAERVPKADKLLRLEIDLGFETRQILSGVAEQMKPEELIGKRVVVVANLAPRKLRGFESQGMVLMAENRDGKLCLIHSEGEDGAPVL, encoded by the coding sequence ATGCCTGATTCCGACTTCAAGCGCATCCTCGTCACCGCGGCCCTGCCGTATGCCAACGGGCCGATCCACATCGGCCACCTCGCCGGCGCGTACCTGCCGGCCGACCTCTACGTCCGCTACCAGCGCCTGATGGGGCGCGATATCGTCTTTGTGGGGGGATCGGACGAACTGGGCGTGGCGATCATGATCCGCGCCCAGAGCCAGGGTATCACCCCGCAGGATATCGTCGACCGCTACCACCCGATGATCAAGGAGAGCTTCGAGCGGTTCGGGATGAGCTTCGACCACTACAGCCGCACCACGGCCGATGTGCATCGGGAGACGAGCCAGGATTTCTTCCGCCGGCTCGCCGAAAAGGGCGTGTTTAAGACCCGCACCGAGCAGCAACTCTTCGACCCCAAGGCCGGCATGTTCCTGGCCGACCGGTTCGTGCGCGGCACCTGCCCGAACTGCGGGTACGACGACGCCTATGGCGACCAGTGTGAAAAATGCGGGACGGCGCTGAGTCCGCTCGAACTCCTCAACCCCCGCAGCGCGCTCTCCGACGCGACCCCGGAACTGCGCGAGACCACGCACTGGTACCTCCCGCTGGGCGACATGCAGCCCATGCTCGAGCAATGGATCGCCACGCATCCCGAGTGGAAGCCGAACGTCCTGGGCCAGGTCAAGAGCTGGTTCAACGACGGGCTCAAGGACCGCGCCATCACCCGCGACGTCCCCTGGGGCGTGCCGGTGCCCGAAGACTCCGCCGCCGCCGCCGGCGTGGACGCGACCGGCAAGGTCATCTATGTCTGGTTCGACGCGCCGATCGGCTACATCTCGTCGACACGCGAATGGGCCGCGCAGAAAGGAGAGCCGGAGCTGTGGAAAACCTACTGGCAGGATCGGGACACGAAACTCGTCCACTTCATCGGCAAGGACAACATTGTTTTCCACTGCCTGATGTTTCCGGCGATGCTCATGGCGCACGGCGACTTCGTGGTGCCCGAAAACGTGCCGGCGAACGAGTTTCTCAACATCGAGGGCAAAAAGCTCTCTACCAGCCGCAATTGGGCCGTCTGGCTTCATGAATACCTTGAGGCGTTCGACCCCGACCTGCTGCGCTACGCCCTCGCCACGACGCTCCCCGAAACGAAGGACGCGGATTTCAGCTGGAGCGATTTTCAGGCCCGCGTCAACTCCGAACTCGCGGACATCCTGGGCAACTTCGTCAATCGCACGATGACGTTTGCCGACCGGTACTTCGACGGCCGGGTGCCGCCGCTTGAAAATCCGAGCCGCGACGACCACGAGGCGCTTTCCGCGCTCGCCGGCTTTCCGCATCGTATCGGCGCCTCGTACGAGGCCTTCCGCAACCGCGAAGCGGTGTTCGAGACCATGAACCTGGCGCGGCTCGGCAACAAGTATTTCAACGACACGGAGCCCTGGCACAGCCGCAAAACGAACATGCAGGCCTGCGGCAACACCATCCATGTGTCGCTGCAGCTCTGCGCCGCGCTCTCGATCCTCATCGAGCCGGTGCTGCCGCACGCGGCGGCGCGGATGCGCGACATGCTCAAGCTACGGGACATTCGCCCCAGCCTGCCCGGCTTTGCGAAAGGCGGCCTCGGGTGGAACGAAGCCGGCCAGCCGCTGCTCGAGCCCGGCCATGCCCTCGGAGCCCCCATCATCCTGTTCAACAAGATCGAGGACAGCGTCATCGAAGCCCAGCTCCAGAAACTCCACGCCGGCGAGCCCGAAGCGCCGCCGGCGGCGCCCTACGCCCCGATGAAAGGGGAGATCGTGTACGACGACTTCGCGAAGCTGGATTTGCGGATGGGCACCATCAAGGTCGCCGAACGGGTCCCGAAAGCCGACAAGCTCCTGCGCCTGGAAATCGACCTCGGTTTCGAGACCCGGCAGATCCTCTCCGGCGTCGCCGAACAGATGAAGCCGGAGGAGCTGATCGGCAAACGCGTGGTCGTGGTCGCCAACCTCGCGCCGCGCAAACTGCGGGGCTTCGAGAGCCAGGGCATGGTGCTCATGGCCGAAAATCGCGACGGCAAGCTCTGCCTCATCCACTCCGAAGGCGAAGACGGCGCGCCCGTGCTGTAG
- a CDS encoding ammonium transporter produces the protein MRSFLLLVLLLLSISAVPALAQDAATAGDTAAEALAATEAIQNNLNFVWTILAAVLVFFMQAGFALLETGFTRSKNAVNIIMKNVMDCAAGSLVFFAIGFGLMFGTSIGGWIGSDGFFLNGLGDDPWTYAFFLFQAVFAATAATIVSGAVAERTKFTGYLLFSIIITAVIYPVFGSWAWGSLFKGDGWLEGLGFIDFAGSTVVHSVGGWAALAGAIVVGPRVGKYDANGKPRHIPGHSLPWAALGVFILWFGWFGFNAGSTTTGNTDIALIALNTFLAAGAGATASMLLTWFTNAKPDATMTLNGVLAGLVGITAGCANLTPAFAIVTGAVAGIVVVYATKMIDRFVDDPVGAVAVHGFCGAWGTLAAGLFDSAGMFNPSVVGVQVIGIVSAFAWTFGVSYAMFYILNKTIGLRVTGELESRGLDFHEHSSTAYPEFLQTDELAAAEV, from the coding sequence ATGCGATCGTTCTTACTTCTGGTTCTTCTACTGCTCAGTATCAGTGCCGTACCCGCACTGGCGCAGGACGCGGCGACCGCCGGCGATACGGCCGCGGAGGCGCTGGCCGCGACGGAAGCGATCCAGAACAACCTCAACTTTGTCTGGACCATCCTGGCCGCCGTGCTCGTGTTCTTCATGCAGGCCGGCTTCGCGCTCCTGGAAACGGGCTTCACCCGATCGAAGAATGCGGTCAACATCATCATGAAAAACGTGATGGACTGCGCTGCGGGCAGCCTGGTCTTCTTCGCGATCGGCTTCGGCCTCATGTTCGGCACCTCGATCGGTGGATGGATCGGGAGCGATGGCTTTTTCCTGAACGGGTTGGGAGACGATCCCTGGACCTACGCCTTTTTCCTCTTCCAGGCGGTATTCGCCGCGACGGCGGCCACGATCGTCTCCGGCGCCGTCGCCGAGCGGACGAAGTTCACGGGCTACCTGCTTTTCTCCATCATCATCACGGCCGTCATCTACCCGGTGTTCGGGTCGTGGGCGTGGGGCAGCCTGTTTAAAGGCGACGGCTGGCTCGAAGGACTCGGCTTCATCGACTTCGCCGGCTCCACCGTGGTGCATTCGGTGGGTGGCTGGGCCGCGCTGGCCGGCGCCATTGTGGTCGGCCCCCGTGTCGGCAAGTACGACGCCAACGGGAAACCGCGCCACATCCCGGGTCACAGCCTTCCCTGGGCGGCGCTGGGCGTGTTCATCCTGTGGTTCGGGTGGTTCGGCTTCAACGCCGGCTCCACGACGACGGGCAACACGGACATCGCGCTGATCGCGCTCAACACCTTCCTCGCCGCCGGCGCCGGCGCCACGGCCTCGATGCTGCTCACCTGGTTCACCAACGCCAAGCCCGACGCGACCATGACGCTGAACGGCGTGCTGGCCGGCCTGGTCGGCATCACGGCGGGCTGCGCCAACCTCACGCCGGCGTTCGCCATCGTAACCGGGGCGGTAGCCGGCATCGTCGTCGTCTACGCCACGAAGATGATCGATCGCTTCGTCGACGACCCCGTAGGCGCGGTAGCCGTCCACGGCTTCTGCGGCGCATGGGGCACGCTGGCCGCCGGCCTGTTCGACAGCGCCGGCATGTTCAACCCGAGCGTCGTCGGCGTCCAGGTCATCGGCATCGTATCCGCCTTCGCGTGGACGTTCGGAGTGAGCTACGCCATGTTCTACATCCTGAACAAGACCATCGGTCTGCGCGTCACCGGCGAACTCGAATCCCGCGGCCTCGACTTCCACGAGCATAGCAGCACGGCGTACCCCGAGTTCCTCCAGACGGACGAACTGGCTGCGGCCGAGGTCTAG
- a CDS encoding proline racemase family protein encodes MHDSSPLVTAALAAWQPPATWWHIDTIDAHTAGEPFRVVVAGYPEPGGDTMLDRRRYIATHYDHLRRALMLEPRGHADMYGCIVTTPATPDGHLGVLFMHNEGYSTMCGHGIIGLATVLVEAGYFGETIPDPIRIDAPAGRIEARVVFDGERVRRVTFRNVASYAALLDGAVDVEGLGRVRFDIGFGGAYYAYVDAASIGLACRPERIQELIDAGKRIKRAVAAAHPIVHPEAEDMGFLYGVIFTGPAETAERHSRHVCVFAEGEVDRSPTGTGVSGRLAILHARGELYLHETVRIESVVGSEFSGSIVATESFGGHDAVIPEVSGSASITGKHQFLIDPEDPFREGFLLR; translated from the coding sequence ATGCACGACAGCTCCCCGCTCGTCACCGCCGCGCTGGCGGCCTGGCAGCCGCCGGCCACCTGGTGGCATATCGATACGATCGACGCCCACACCGCCGGCGAGCCGTTCCGCGTCGTCGTGGCGGGCTACCCGGAGCCGGGGGGCGATACCATGCTCGATCGCCGACGCTATATCGCCACCCATTACGACCACCTCCGCCGGGCCCTCATGCTCGAACCTCGCGGGCATGCCGATATGTACGGGTGCATCGTCACCACGCCGGCGACGCCGGACGGTCATCTCGGCGTCTTGTTCATGCACAACGAAGGGTACAGCACGATGTGCGGCCACGGCATCATCGGTCTGGCGACGGTGCTGGTCGAGGCGGGGTATTTTGGAGAGACGATACCGGACCCCATCCGCATCGATGCGCCCGCCGGCCGCATCGAAGCCCGCGTCGTGTTCGATGGAGAGCGGGTCAGACGGGTGACGTTTCGCAACGTGGCGTCCTATGCGGCGCTGCTCGACGGCGCCGTGGACGTGGAAGGGCTGGGGCGGGTGCGTTTCGACATCGGGTTCGGCGGCGCCTACTATGCCTATGTCGACGCCGCGTCCATCGGCCTCGCCTGCCGACCGGAGCGGATTCAGGAGCTGATCGACGCCGGCAAGCGCATCAAGCGGGCCGTCGCGGCCGCCCATCCGATCGTACACCCGGAAGCGGAGGATATGGGCTTTCTCTACGGCGTGATCTTCACCGGGCCGGCGGAGACGGCCGAGCGCCACAGCCGGCACGTGTGCGTCTTTGCGGAAGGGGAAGTCGACCGCAGCCCGACGGGAACGGGCGTCAGCGGCCGGCTGGCGATCCTGCACGCCCGGGGCGAACTCTACCTCCACGAAACCGTGCGGATCGAGAGTGTGGTCGGCAGCGAGTTTTCAGGATCCATCGTCGCCACCGAATCCTTCGGAGGGCACGATGCCGTGATCCCCGAAGTCTCCGGGTCGGCCAGCATCACCGGCAAACACCAGTTTCTGATCGATCCGGAGGACCCGTTCCGGGAGGGCTTCCTGCTGCGCTGA
- a CDS encoding ABC-F family ATP-binding cassette domain-containing protein: MSILTLEGVVKRYDMKPLLEGVTFSLEPSEKMGVIGPNGSGKTTLLRIIAGVEPADEGRVWRSNDARIAYLPQQPAFDETMSVLDAVFDQGDPVMRRLHDYEEAVSLLNASGGMDEALIERVSDLGHELEVAGGWELEAHAEAILGRLGITDTAALVGTLSGGQRKRVAMARALILRPDLLILDEPTNHLDAETIAWLESYLARMTSALLLVTHDRYFLDRVTNNMLELERGRTHRFQGNYSYYLEKKAEREEQRATEEQKRQGLMRQELAWLRRGAKARTTKQKARVDRAHALLDAPREAAEKELKVSAASSRLGNKVFDLAGISKAYDDQILIADFSHTFEKGDRIGIIGPNGTGKTTLLDIIAGAVQPDAGVVDRGQTVVLGYYDQESRALKDDLRAIEYIKEVAEVVKTADGDVITAGQMMERFLFPPATQYAYIASLSGGERRRLYLLHLLMGAPNVLLLDEPTNDFDLPTLIALEHYLDAFDGCLIVVSHDRYFLDRTVEHIFSFEEEGRIKAYPGNYAAYLEQRGRADREAAAAAKKKVETATPEKEKPRDEPRPRKLSYKERLEFEALETRIAEAEQRKAQLAADLETYATDFARIQTLYEELGTLDRQLELDLERWAELGELAQ, encoded by the coding sequence TTGAGTATTCTTACCCTGGAGGGCGTCGTCAAACGGTACGACATGAAGCCCTTGCTCGAGGGCGTGACCTTCAGCCTCGAGCCGTCCGAAAAAATGGGCGTCATCGGGCCGAACGGGTCGGGGAAGACGACCCTGCTCCGCATCATCGCCGGCGTCGAGCCGGCGGACGAAGGACGCGTCTGGCGCTCCAACGACGCGCGTATCGCCTACCTCCCGCAGCAGCCGGCATTCGACGAAACGATGTCGGTGCTCGACGCCGTGTTCGACCAGGGCGATCCGGTGATGCGCCGGCTGCACGACTATGAAGAGGCTGTGTCGCTGCTGAATGCGAGCGGGGGGATGGACGAGGCGTTGATCGAGCGGGTTTCCGATCTCGGCCACGAACTCGAGGTGGCCGGCGGGTGGGAACTCGAGGCGCACGCCGAAGCCATCCTGGGCCGGCTCGGCATCACCGATACAGCCGCCCTGGTAGGGACGCTGTCCGGCGGCCAGCGCAAACGTGTCGCCATGGCGCGGGCCCTCATCCTGCGCCCCGATCTGCTCATCCTCGACGAGCCGACCAACCATCTCGACGCGGAGACCATCGCGTGGCTCGAGTCCTATCTCGCCCGCATGACGTCGGCGCTCCTGCTGGTCACCCACGACCGGTACTTCCTGGATCGCGTGACGAACAACATGCTCGAACTGGAACGCGGGCGCACGCACCGTTTCCAGGGCAACTACTCGTACTACCTCGAGAAAAAGGCCGAGCGGGAAGAACAGCGGGCGACCGAAGAACAGAAGCGCCAGGGCCTCATGCGGCAGGAACTGGCCTGGCTGCGCCGCGGCGCCAAGGCGCGCACCACCAAGCAGAAAGCGCGCGTCGATCGGGCGCACGCGCTGCTGGATGCCCCGCGCGAGGCCGCCGAGAAGGAATTGAAGGTCTCCGCGGCGTCCTCCCGCCTCGGAAACAAGGTGTTCGACCTCGCCGGCATCTCGAAGGCGTACGACGACCAGATCCTGATCGCCGATTTCAGCCACACTTTCGAGAAGGGCGATCGCATCGGCATTATCGGACCCAACGGGACGGGGAAAACCACGCTGCTCGACATCATCGCCGGCGCCGTCCAGCCCGATGCGGGGGTGGTGGACCGCGGGCAGACGGTCGTGCTCGGGTACTACGATCAGGAGAGCCGCGCGCTCAAGGACGATCTGAGGGCCATCGAATACATCAAGGAAGTGGCGGAGGTCGTCAAGACGGCGGATGGCGACGTGATCACGGCCGGCCAGATGATGGAGCGGTTTTTATTTCCGCCGGCGACCCAGTACGCCTACATCGCCAGCCTGTCCGGCGGCGAGCGGCGGCGGCTTTACCTGCTGCACCTGCTCATGGGCGCACCCAATGTCCTGCTGCTCGACGAGCCTACCAACGATTTCGACCTGCCGACGCTCATCGCGCTGGAGCATTACCTCGATGCATTCGACGGGTGCCTGATCGTGGTCTCCCACGACCGGTATTTCCTGGATCGGACGGTCGAGCACATCTTCAGCTTCGAGGAGGAAGGGCGGATCAAGGCGTATCCCGGCAATTACGCCGCGTATCTCGAGCAGCGTGGACGCGCGGATCGGGAGGCCGCCGCCGCCGCGAAAAAAAAGGTGGAGACGGCGACGCCTGAAAAAGAAAAGCCGCGCGACGAACCCCGGCCGCGGAAGTTGTCCTACAAGGAACGGCTGGAGTTCGAGGCGCTCGAGACCCGCATCGCGGAGGCCGAGCAGCGCAAGGCGCAACTGGCGGCCGATCTGGAAACGTACGCCACGGATTTTGCGCGGATACAGACGCTGTACGAAGAACTGGGTACCCTCGACCGCCAGCTCGAACTGGATCTGGAGCGATGGGCGGAGCTGGGTGAGTTGGCCCAATAA
- the hisA gene encoding 1-(5-phosphoribosyl)-5-[(5-phosphoribosylamino)methylideneamino]imidazole-4-carboxamide isomerase: protein MTTPTMLVIPAIDLRGGHCVRLYQGSYERETIYFDDPVKMAKLWRVQNAKVLHVVDLDAAKGAEADADNRRVIREICQNLDIPVQLGGGIRTIEDVEAALDMGISRVIIGTAAVKNPDLVSEAIARFKSHRVVVGIDARDGEVRVDGWTKGSGIDAIELALDMEARGCCRIVYTDISRDGTLAGPNIDAYRELGGRLSRCKITASGGVSGYRDLLELATLAHLRVDSVIVGRALYDNKFPCQNIWCWHKKDDVNLDRYSSATLRSC, encoded by the coding sequence ATGACCACGCCCACCATGCTCGTCATTCCGGCGATCGACCTGCGCGGCGGACACTGCGTACGCCTCTACCAGGGCTCCTACGAGCGCGAGACCATCTACTTCGACGACCCCGTCAAGATGGCCAAGCTCTGGCGCGTACAGAACGCCAAGGTGCTCCATGTCGTCGACCTCGACGCCGCCAAGGGGGCCGAGGCCGACGCGGACAACCGCCGCGTCATCCGTGAGATCTGCCAGAATCTCGACATCCCCGTCCAGCTCGGCGGCGGGATTCGCACCATCGAGGATGTCGAAGCCGCGCTCGACATGGGCATTTCCCGCGTCATCATCGGCACGGCGGCGGTCAAAAACCCCGATCTCGTCTCCGAGGCGATCGCGCGGTTCAAATCCCATCGCGTCGTCGTCGGGATCGATGCGCGCGACGGGGAAGTGCGCGTGGACGGGTGGACGAAGGGCAGCGGCATCGACGCCATCGAGCTGGCGCTGGACATGGAGGCGCGCGGATGCTGTCGTATCGTCTACACAGACATCAGCCGCGACGGCACCCTCGCCGGCCCCAACATCGACGCCTACCGCGAACTCGGCGGCCGGCTCTCCCGCTGCAAGATCACCGCGTCCGGCGGCGTCAGCGGGTATCGCGACCTGCTCGAACTCGCCACGCTCGCCCACCTGCGCGTCGACTCCGTCATCGTCGGCCGGGCGCTTTACGACAACAAATTCCCCTGCCAGAACATCTGGTGCTGGCACAAGAAGGATGATGTGAACCTGGACCGCTACAGCTCGGCCACGCTTCGCTCCTGCTAA
- the proC gene encoding pyrroline-5-carboxylate reductase has product MKALENAAIAIVGAGNIGRALIGGLLKGHDLEPDQIRASRRTRESLDELEIQFPGIRTSVENTDAVAGADIVILAIKPQMASRVIGEIKNSVQNHTLIVSVLAGVTTATLVERFGKNLPVVRTMPNTPALVDEGATAICAGSFATPEDTQKARAIFEAVGRVEIVPEYLMDAVTGLSGSGPAYIYMVIEALTDAGVKQGLPRPIASRLAAQTVFGAAKLVIETGKHPAILRDEVTTPGGTTISAIAELESHGLRTMLINAVATATARSKELSQINDF; this is encoded by the coding sequence ATGAAAGCACTCGAAAACGCCGCCATCGCCATCGTCGGCGCCGGCAACATCGGACGCGCCCTGATCGGCGGCCTGCTCAAGGGGCATGACCTCGAGCCCGACCAGATCCGCGCCTCGCGCCGCACCCGCGAGTCGCTCGACGAGCTGGAAATCCAGTTTCCCGGCATCCGCACCAGCGTCGAGAACACCGACGCCGTCGCCGGCGCGGACATCGTCATTCTCGCCATCAAGCCGCAGATGGCCTCGCGCGTCATCGGCGAGATCAAGAACAGCGTGCAGAACCACACGCTGATCGTTTCGGTGCTCGCCGGCGTGACGACCGCCACGCTCGTCGAACGCTTCGGCAAAAACCTGCCGGTGGTGCGGACCATGCCCAACACGCCGGCCCTCGTCGACGAAGGCGCCACGGCCATCTGCGCCGGCTCGTTCGCCACCCCGGAAGACACCCAGAAGGCCCGCGCGATCTTTGAGGCGGTCGGACGCGTAGAAATCGTACCCGAATACCTGATGGACGCCGTGACGGGGCTGTCCGGCAGCGGCCCGGCATACATCTACATGGTGATCGAGGCGCTGACCGATGCCGGCGTCAAGCAGGGCCTCCCGCGCCCCATCGCATCGCGCCTGGCGGCACAGACGGTCTTCGGCGCCGCGAAACTCGTCATCGAAACCGGAAAACACCCCGCCATCCTGCGCGACGAAGTCACCACCCCCGGCGGAACGACGATATCCGCCATCGCCGAACTCGAAAGCCACGGGCTCCGCACCATGCTGATCAACGCCGTAGCCACCGCCACGGCCCGATCTAAGGAATTGAGCCAGATCAACGATTTTTAG
- the hisH gene encoding imidazole glycerol phosphate synthase subunit HisH has protein sequence MLCIIDYGIGNLRSMEKAVEAVGAEVVRSDDPAVIAEASHVILPGVGAFGACADEIRRRDLEGPIHAAIASGKPFLGVCVGMQLLFDYSEEMGRHEGLGYLPGRVIKFLPSYAAMAVAGDDAAPEIPLAEGPAPLKIPHMGWNSLAIERETPLLDGLPDAPFFYFVHSYHADANRPSDVVASTRYGRDFPAVVGRNNVYGVQFHPEKSHDNGLRILKNFASLRP, from the coding sequence ATGCTCTGCATCATCGACTACGGGATCGGGAATTTGCGTTCCATGGAGAAGGCGGTCGAGGCCGTCGGTGCGGAGGTGGTGCGGTCGGACGACCCGGCCGTGATCGCCGAGGCCTCGCATGTGATCCTGCCGGGCGTCGGGGCCTTCGGCGCGTGCGCGGACGAGATCCGCCGGCGCGACCTGGAGGGGCCGATCCATGCCGCCATCGCGTCCGGAAAGCCGTTTCTCGGGGTGTGCGTCGGGATGCAGCTGCTGTTCGACTACAGCGAGGAGATGGGCCGGCACGAGGGCCTCGGCTACCTGCCGGGCCGTGTCATCAAGTTTTTGCCTTCGTACGCGGCCATGGCCGTCGCCGGCGACGACGCCGCCCCGGAGATCCCGCTCGCGGAGGGCCCGGCGCCGCTGAAAATCCCGCATATGGGCTGGAACAGCCTCGCCATCGAACGCGAGACGCCGCTGCTCGACGGGCTGCCGGACGCGCCCTTCTTCTACTTCGTCCATTCGTACCACGCCGACGCCAACCGGCCGTCCGACGTGGTCGCGTCGACCCGCTACGGGCGCGATTTCCCCGCCGTCGTGGGTCGGAACAACGTCTATGGGGTCCAGTTCCACCCCGAGAAAAGCCACGACAACGGGCTCCGCATTTTGAAAAATTTTGCCTCGCTGCGCCCATGA
- the hisF gene encoding imidazole glycerol phosphate synthase subunit HisF translates to MVAKRIIPCLDVNEGRVVKGVQFLDLIDAGDPVEQARFYNDSGADELVFLDITATHEGRGIMHDVVRRTADEVFIPLTVGGGLRTIDDIRAMLNAGADKVSLNSAALKTPELITEGAREFGAQCIVVAIDAKRVSDDPLRWEIFSHGGRKPTGIDALAWAKEAESRGAGELLVTSMDKDGTRDGYDLELLQALHWLVNIPVIASGGAGTLDHLRDGLLVGKADAVLAASIFHFREFTIREAKSYLREAHIHVRAA, encoded by the coding sequence ATGGTCGCCAAGCGCATCATCCCCTGTCTCGACGTCAACGAAGGCCGCGTGGTCAAGGGCGTTCAGTTCCTCGACCTGATCGACGCCGGCGACCCCGTGGAGCAGGCGCGGTTCTACAACGACTCCGGCGCCGACGAACTCGTCTTTCTCGACATCACGGCCACGCACGAGGGCCGCGGCATCATGCACGACGTCGTCCGCCGCACCGCCGACGAGGTCTTTATCCCCCTTACCGTCGGCGGCGGCCTGCGCACCATCGACGACATCCGCGCCATGCTCAACGCCGGCGCCGACAAGGTGTCGCTCAACTCGGCGGCGCTCAAGACGCCGGAGCTCATCACCGAGGGCGCGCGCGAATTCGGCGCGCAGTGCATCGTGGTGGCCATCGATGCGAAGCGCGTCTCCGACGATCCGCTCCGCTGGGAGATCTTTTCGCATGGCGGTCGCAAGCCCACCGGTATCGACGCCCTTGCCTGGGCGAAGGAGGCGGAATCGCGGGGCGCCGGCGAACTCCTCGTGACGTCCATGGACAAGGACGGGACGCGCGACGGGTACGACCTCGAACTGCTGCAGGCCCTCCACTGGCTCGTCAACATCCCCGTCATCGCCTCGGGAGGCGCCGGCACGCTGGACCATCTGCGCGACGGCCTGCTCGTCGGCAAGGCGGACGCCGTCCTGGCCGCGTCGATCTTCCACTTCCGGGAGTTCACCATCCGCGAGGCCAAGTCCTATCTGCGCGAGGCCCACATCCACGTCCGCGCCGCCTGA
- the hisB gene encoding imidazoleglycerol-phosphate dehydratase HisB → MSDLPRDRRSASVARNTAETRISLTFCLDGAGGGTRATGVGFLDHMLDLFARHGQFDLDVTCAGDLQVDDHHSVEDVGIALGMAFHEALGDKAFINRYGHAYVPMDEALARAVVDLSGRFYLHFSAGFTRERVGDLSTELVRHFWYSFAEQARMNLHIDLLQGDNAHHQIEAIFKAVARALRAAVRREDGNARMPSTKGVL, encoded by the coding sequence ATGAGCGATTTACCCCGAGACCGCCGCAGCGCCTCCGTAGCGCGCAACACGGCCGAAACCCGGATCTCGTTGACCTTCTGCCTCGATGGCGCAGGGGGCGGCACGCGCGCCACCGGTGTCGGCTTTCTGGATCACATGCTCGACCTCTTCGCACGCCACGGCCAGTTCGACCTGGACGTGACCTGCGCCGGCGACCTGCAGGTTGACGATCATCATTCCGTGGAAGACGTCGGGATCGCGCTGGGCATGGCCTTCCACGAGGCGCTGGGCGACAAAGCGTTCATCAACCGGTACGGCCACGCGTACGTCCCGATGGACGAGGCGCTGGCCCGGGCCGTGGTCGACCTGTCCGGCCGGTTTTACCTCCACTTTTCGGCGGGTTTCACGCGGGAGCGGGTGGGCGACCTCTCGACCGAACTGGTGCGGCACTTCTGGTACAGCTTCGCCGAGCAGGCCCGCATGAACCTGCACATCGATCTGCTGCAGGGCGACAACGCGCATCATCAGATCGAGGCCATTTTTAAGGCCGTAGCCCGCGCTTTGCGTGCCGCCGTCCGCAGGGAAGACGGAAATGCACGAATGCCTTCTACGAAGGGGGTTTTGTGA